In bacterium, the sequence TTACCAATATTATGTGCAACATCATAGACTAATTCCATGCCTAATTCGGATAGTTTCATCCCAAATACCTGCTTAAATACTTCTCTGGTCAAGTGCATCAAGCATTGTCTATTTGCCCAGGCGTAATTTGCGGCCGCGGACATTGCTCCAAAATAAGCTTTACCTTCCGGCGAATTAAACGGAGCACATGCCAGTTGCCTATCGGGTAAAAATATCCCATATTTTCTTACTGCGTCACCCATTGAGTGTAAATAATCCTCACAGACCTGGTAACCTAGTCCTCTTGACCCGGAATGAATCATCGTGGTAATTTGTCCTTCTTGTAGTCCAAATACCTTTGCCACTGCCGAGTCATAGATTTTTTCTACTACCTGAACCTCTAAAAAATGATTGCCAGAACCTAATGTGCCCAGTTGTGCCAGCCCTCGTTCCATTGCTTTATGACTAATCCTATCCGGAGCCGCCATTGCCAGACATCCTTCTTCTTCGGTATGAGATAAATCCTCATTTATCCCATATCCTTTTGAAACTGCCCATTTTGACCCATTAATTAAAACATCTACCTCTTCTTTAGGTGAGAGTTTAATCATTCCTTTTGAGCCTAGTCCGGATGGTATGTTATGAAATAAACTATTAATTAATATTGAAAGTTTAGCCTGAATATCTATCAGAGAGAGATTAGTTCGGACCAATCTTACCCCACAATTAATATCCGAGCCAACTCCACCTGGTGAGATAACACCGCCCTGCTCAATATCTGTTGCGGCAACACCGCCAATTGGCAAGCCATAACCCCAATGAATATCAGGCATAGCTAATGAGTATTTAACTATACCTGGCAAACAGGCAACATTTGCCACCTGCACTGGCGTATTATCTTTTTTAATATGACCAATCATCGAGTCATCTGCATATATTAATCCTGGAACCTGCATCTCTCGCCGATAACTTTTCGGGATTCGATAACGAT encodes:
- a CDS encoding RtcB family protein, translating into MSQGVGYQGPLEKIDDYRYRIPKSYRREMQVPGLIYADDSMIGHIKKDNTPVQVANVACLPGIVKYSLAMPDIHWGYGLPIGGVAATDIEQGGVISPGGVGSDINCGVRLVRTNLSLIDIQAKLSILINSLFHNIPSGLGSKGMIKLSPKEEVDVLINGSKWAVSKGYGINEDLSHTEEEGCLAMAAPDRISHKAMERGLAQLGTLGSGNHFLEVQVVEKIYDSAVAKVFGLQEGQITTMIHSGSRGLGYQVCEDYLHSMGDAVRKYGIFLPDRQLACAPFNSPEGKAYFGAMSAAANYAWANRQCLMHLTREVFKQVFGMKLSELGMELVYDVAHNIGKIEEHNVAGKKIKLCVHRKGATRAFPANHPVLPEDYKSVGQPVIVPGDMGTASYVLIGTALGMEEAFGTACHGAGRVLSRTAAINQARGRAIDEELKIKGILVRSAGRETLAEEMPEAYKDVTQVVNVLHNAGIARRVAKLRPLGVVKG